Proteins encoded together in one Gemmatimonadota bacterium DH-78 window:
- a CDS encoding ABC transporter permease codes for MIDAVLRLLLLPARWLVPGEERDRWWEEWCSDLHALRGGGMSVVDAVVWGMGIHGAAARMRLEEVVMDGWMKEIRHSIRGLLLAPGFTAVTVATLALGIGANTAIFSVVNGVVLEPLPYPDSDELVTVSSAFPTLGFETFWVSPPEFLELQERARSFETLGGWRGSQTSVGGGERPERIQGAVATAEVFEVLGVSALFGRTFGPDDDRPDAAPVAVLSHELWERSFGGDRSIVGREIEVDGALTTVLGVMPPGFDLRDEGIEIWEPLGLDRGMRTNRGSHFLNLVGRLAPGVSVQSARTELEGLVAGWEEASAGAGHVPTPDNHPMLIDSLHEQVVSPVRTALFVLLGAVGLVLLIACANVANLLLARAEARQKEVSVRVALGAGRSRLMRQFLTEGVLLAALGGVAGLVLAWGGLELLRALGPGELPRLREVSLDAPVLLFTGGVALLTGVLFGLAPARYLTGSTMASTLRDGGLRSTAGGGKVRLRSLLVVSEVALALILTLGSGLLIRSFSALTAVDPGFETGGLLTFELYLPAASYPEAADMPAFHTGLAERLGALAGVEAVAAMSGLPPRRDLSANDTEFEGLERREDGPAHNVDYYQTVHGPYLETMGIEVVAGRGFTSADRGDTQPVAVVNETLARVFYGDAQAALGRRIRPCCGGDVWFEIVGIVDDVKQGGLDVPAGTELYTLAEQTATVFGFAPRAMHLVLRTAGASEGLVPAVRQAVASADPTLPLAGLRTMDEVVAGARARPRFLTTLLGVFAVVALVLAAVGTYGVMSYAVAQRRKELGIRMALGAEAATVQRLVLRRGLVVTGVGLVVGLLGAWWLTGLLESLLYGVAARDAVTFAAVPALLLLVALTATWIPARRATRVDPVEVLRGD; via the coding sequence ATGATCGACGCGGTTCTGCGACTGCTCCTCCTTCCCGCCCGCTGGCTGGTGCCGGGCGAGGAGCGCGACCGGTGGTGGGAGGAGTGGTGCTCCGACCTGCACGCCCTGCGAGGGGGCGGCATGTCGGTGGTGGATGCGGTGGTGTGGGGCATGGGAATCCACGGGGCTGCGGCCCGCATGCGACTCGAGGAGGTGGTGATGGACGGGTGGATGAAAGAGATCCGGCATTCGATCCGGGGACTGCTGCTAGCCCCGGGATTCACGGCCGTGACGGTGGCCACCCTCGCCCTCGGCATCGGGGCGAACACGGCCATCTTCAGCGTGGTGAACGGGGTGGTGCTCGAGCCGCTGCCGTATCCCGACTCCGACGAACTGGTGACGGTGTCGTCGGCCTTTCCCACCCTCGGCTTCGAGACCTTCTGGGTATCGCCCCCGGAGTTTCTCGAGCTGCAGGAGCGCGCCCGGTCGTTCGAGACGCTCGGCGGCTGGCGCGGCTCGCAGACCAGTGTGGGCGGAGGGGAGCGGCCCGAGCGCATTCAGGGGGCGGTGGCCACCGCCGAGGTGTTCGAGGTGCTCGGTGTCTCCGCGCTCTTCGGCCGCACCTTCGGCCCCGACGACGATCGCCCGGACGCCGCGCCCGTCGCGGTGCTGTCGCACGAACTGTGGGAACGCAGCTTCGGGGGGGACCGCTCGATCGTCGGGCGCGAGATCGAGGTCGACGGCGCGCTGACCACGGTGCTCGGCGTGATGCCGCCGGGATTCGACCTGCGCGACGAGGGCATCGAGATCTGGGAGCCCCTGGGACTCGACCGCGGCATGCGCACCAACCGGGGGTCGCACTTCCTCAACCTGGTGGGCCGGCTGGCCCCGGGGGTGAGCGTGCAGTCGGCCCGAACCGAGCTCGAGGGGCTCGTGGCGGGTTGGGAGGAGGCGAGTGCGGGCGCGGGGCACGTGCCCACCCCCGACAACCACCCGATGCTGATCGACTCGCTGCACGAGCAGGTGGTGTCGCCGGTGCGCACGGCGCTCTTCGTGCTGCTCGGGGCGGTGGGGCTGGTGCTGCTCATCGCCTGCGCGAATGTGGCCAACCTGCTCCTGGCCCGAGCCGAGGCTCGGCAGAAGGAAGTGTCGGTGCGGGTGGCACTGGGTGCGGGGCGCTCGCGGCTCATGCGCCAGTTCCTGACCGAGGGGGTGCTCCTCGCCGCACTCGGCGGCGTGGCGGGCCTCGTGCTCGCCTGGGGTGGTCTGGAGCTGCTCCGCGCACTGGGGCCCGGTGAGCTTCCGCGACTGCGCGAAGTGTCGCTGGATGCGCCGGTGCTGCTCTTCACCGGGGGGGTGGCGCTGCTCACCGGGGTGCTCTTCGGGCTCGCGCCGGCCCGGTATCTCACCGGTTCGACGATGGCGAGCACCCTGCGCGACGGCGGGCTGCGTTCGACGGCCGGGGGCGGCAAGGTGCGGCTGCGGTCGCTGCTCGTGGTGTCGGAGGTGGCGCTCGCACTGATCCTCACGCTCGGGTCGGGGCTGCTGATCCGCAGCTTCTCGGCGCTGACCGCGGTCGATCCCGGCTTCGAAACGGGCGGGCTGCTCACCTTCGAGCTCTACCTGCCCGCCGCCTCCTACCCGGAGGCCGCCGACATGCCGGCCTTCCACACCGGGCTGGCCGAGCGTCTCGGTGCGCTGGCCGGGGTGGAGGCGGTGGCCGCCATGTCGGGGCTGCCGCCCCGGCGCGACCTGAGTGCCAACGACACCGAGTTCGAGGGCCTCGAGCGGCGGGAGGACGGGCCCGCGCACAACGTCGACTACTACCAGACGGTGCACGGTCCCTATCTGGAGACGATGGGCATCGAGGTGGTGGCCGGCCGCGGATTCACCTCGGCGGACCGGGGCGACACCCAGCCGGTGGCCGTGGTCAACGAGACCCTCGCGCGGGTGTTCTACGGCGACGCGCAGGCCGCGCTCGGCCGCCGGATTCGGCCCTGCTGCGGGGGCGACGTCTGGTTCGAGATCGTCGGCATCGTCGACGACGTGAAGCAGGGGGGGCTCGACGTTCCCGCCGGCACCGAGCTGTACACCCTCGCCGAGCAGACCGCCACCGTCTTCGGCTTCGCGCCCCGCGCCATGCACCTGGTGCTGCGCACCGCCGGTGCGTCCGAGGGTCTGGTGCCCGCGGTGCGACAGGCGGTGGCGAGCGCCGATCCCACCCTGCCGCTCGCCGGGCTGCGCACCATGGACGAGGTGGTGGCGGGTGCGCGGGCGCGGCCCCGCTTCCTGACCACCCTGCTCGGCGTGTTCGCGGTGGTGGCCCTGGTGCTGGCGGCGGTGGGCACTTACGGGGTGATGTCGTACGCCGTGGCCCAGCGCCGGAAGGAGCTGGGCATCCGCATGGCGCTGGGCGCCGAGGCCGCGACGGTGCAGCGCCTCGTGCTCCGACGCGGGCTGGTGGTGACGGGTGTCGGGCTCGTGGTGGGACTGCTGGGCGCCTGGTGGCTGACCGGGCTGCTCGAGTCGCTGCTCTACGGCGTGGCCGCCCGCGATGCCGTCACCTTCGCGGCCGTCCCGGCGCTGCTGCTGCTCGTTGCGCTCACCGCCACTTGGATCCCGGCCCGCCGCGCGACGCGGGTCGACCCGGTGGAGGTGCTGCGCGGGGATTGA
- a CDS encoding PadR family transcriptional regulator, which yields MSIRLTHATSLILHALASGYRHGFQMMDASGLPSGTVYPALRRLERAGYVTSQWEPDHEARAAGRPRRRVYALTASGEALAGRASDRLADARRLLVGDPAVRPSGPSGS from the coding sequence ATGTCGATACGACTCACCCACGCAACGTCACTGATCCTGCATGCGCTGGCCAGCGGCTACCGCCACGGATTCCAGATGATGGATGCCTCCGGGCTGCCGTCGGGCACCGTGTATCCCGCGCTGCGCCGGCTGGAGCGCGCGGGCTACGTCACCTCGCAGTGGGAGCCCGACCACGAGGCGCGGGCGGCGGGGCGCCCCCGGCGACGCGTGTACGCACTCACCGCCTCCGGTGAGGCGCTGGCGGGCCGGGCATCGGATCGACTCGCCGACGCGCGCCGACTGCTGGTGGGCGATCCGGCGGTGCGCCCGAGCGGGCCGTCCGGGTCCTGA
- a CDS encoding cobalamin-binding protein — protein sequence MDRSPPRRIVSLTCSNTEIVAALGCADRLVAVDDHSDYPDDVVATLPRVGPDLDIDVERVAALEPDLVLASLTVPGHEAIIERLEAAGVPFVAPEPTRLADIHRDIRDIGRRLGVEARAESLVRSMQRDMVDSISPPSEGPSVVVQWWPKPTIAPGRLSWVTDMIHLAGGRNPIGHEEVKSRPIADEEVAALAPDVIVVAWCGVHPSKYRPEVVRDNAALRDTPAVRNGRVVCIPEAFLGRPGPRVVEGVRELRKVLHPA from the coding sequence GTGGATCGTTCGCCCCCTCGCCGCATCGTCTCCCTCACCTGCTCCAACACCGAGATCGTGGCGGCGCTCGGCTGCGCGGACCGCCTCGTGGCGGTGGACGATCACTCCGACTATCCGGACGACGTGGTGGCGACGCTCCCCCGAGTGGGCCCCGACCTCGACATCGACGTCGAGCGGGTCGCCGCACTCGAGCCCGACCTCGTGCTCGCGAGCCTCACCGTGCCCGGTCACGAGGCGATCATCGAGCGCCTCGAGGCCGCCGGCGTGCCCTTCGTGGCGCCCGAACCCACCCGCCTCGCCGACATCCATCGCGACATTCGCGACATCGGTCGCCGGCTGGGTGTGGAGGCGCGGGCGGAGTCGCTCGTGCGATCGATGCAGCGCGACATGGTGGACTCCATCTCGCCGCCGTCCGAGGGGCCGTCGGTGGTGGTGCAGTGGTGGCCGAAACCGACCATCGCCCCCGGCCGTCTCAGCTGGGTGACCGACATGATTCACCTGGCCGGCGGCCGCAATCCGATCGGGCACGAAGAGGTGAAGAGCCGCCCCATCGCCGACGAAGAGGTGGCCGCGCTCGCCCCCGACGTGATCGTGGTCGCCTGGTGCGGCGTGCACCCGTCGAAGTACCGGCCGGAGGTGGTGCGCGACAACGCGGCGCTGCGCGACACGCCGGCGGTTCGAAACGGCCGGGTGGTCTGCATTCCCGAGGCGTTTCTCGGCCGCCCCGGTCCGCGGGTGGTCGAGGGGGTACGGGAACTGCGGAAGGTGCTGCACCCGGCGTGA
- a CDS encoding response regulator, translating into MAASIPPSPTSTADRPAAEPRARVMLVDDEAMVVRVVARLLERAGYQVRVFLDPSRALEAILASPAAFDLLLTDMTMPAMTGIELATEAARAGSTMPVVLLSGWVDTEAEQAARAAGIARILSKPVQVNDLVDVVAELTESTRH; encoded by the coding sequence ATGGCTGCCTCGATTCCTCCCTCTCCCACCTCCACGGCCGATCGGCCGGCGGCGGAGCCGCGTGCTCGCGTCATGCTCGTCGACGACGAGGCGATGGTGGTGCGCGTGGTGGCGCGACTGCTGGAGCGCGCGGGATATCAGGTGAGGGTCTTCCTCGACCCGTCGCGGGCGCTCGAGGCGATTCTGGCCTCGCCGGCCGCCTTCGACCTGCTGCTCACCGACATGACGATGCCGGCGATGACGGGCATCGAACTCGCCACGGAAGCCGCCCGGGCCGGGTCGACCATGCCGGTGGTGCTGCTCTCCGGCTGGGTCGACACCGAGGCGGAACAGGCCGCTCGCGCCGCGGGAATCGCGCGCATTCTGAGCAAGCCGGTGCAGGTGAACGATCTGGTGGACGTCGTGGCCGAACTCACCGAGTCCACGCGCCACTGA